One genomic region from Sulfurimonas sp. encodes:
- a CDS encoding nitrilase-related carbon-nitrogen hydrolase, whose product MVTRKLKPTVLLIYKEIQTAINEGYEVIVFPESVFPLYMNKNPKLINQLLILSKDISIVAGALYKENSKSYNVTYLFENEKYSMAKKLVLVPFGEYIPLPKFAKKIINDTFFSGASDFVRATSPTDFKIKGVKFRNAICYEATCQEIYEGEVDFVIATSNNAWFSPSIEPTLQNFLCDTMQEKMMSLSTIQPTTKVLELLDNHILDIIIKKNLQVIL is encoded by the coding sequence GTGGTTACGAGAAAGTTAAAACCTACTGTTTTACTCATCTATAAAGAGATTCAAACTGCGATAAATGAAGGTTATGAAGTTATAGTTTTTCCAGAATCTGTATTTCCTTTGTATATGAATAAAAATCCAAAACTAATCAACCAACTTTTAATTCTTTCAAAAGATATAAGCATTGTTGCTGGTGCACTTTATAAGGAAAATTCTAAAAGTTATAATGTTACTTACCTATTTGAAAACGAAAAGTATTCAATGGCTAAAAAACTTGTATTAGTTCCATTTGGCGAATATATACCACTCCCAAAATTTGCAAAAAAAATCATAAATGATACTTTTTTCTCTGGTGCATCTGACTTTGTGAGAGCTACTTCACCAACAGACTTTAAAATCAAAGGAGTAAAGTTTAGAAATGCTATTTGCTACGAAGCTACATGCCAAGAAATTTACGAAGGAGAAGTTGATTTTGTCATAGCAACAAGTAATAATGCTTGGTTTTCTCCATCAATAGAACCTACTTTGCAAAACTTCTTATGCGATACTATGCAAGAAAAAATGATGTCACTATCTACCATTCAGCCAACTACAAAGGTACTGGAATTATTAGATAATCATATCTTAGATATAATAATAAAAAAAAATTTACAGGTTATCTTATGA
- a CDS encoding gamma carbonic anhydrase family protein has product MILNYKNTSPKLGEKTWIAPSADVIGDVTCGSDCSIWFGCVVRGDVHYIKIGDRVSIQDLSMVHVTHYKKEDRSDGNPTIIGNDVTVGHRVMLHGCTIEDACLIGMSATILDGAVIGKESIVGASSLVTKNKVFPPRSLIMGSPAKLVRELTDEEVKELYASASRYVEFKNGYIE; this is encoded by the coding sequence ATGATACTAAATTACAAAAATACAAGTCCTAAACTAGGGGAAAAAACATGGATTGCACCGTCTGCAGATGTCATCGGAGATGTAACTTGTGGAAGTGATTGTTCTATCTGGTTTGGATGCGTAGTAAGAGGCGATGTACATTATATAAAAATCGGTGACAGAGTAAGTATCCAAGACCTTAGTATGGTGCATGTAACTCACTACAAAAAAGAAGATAGAAGCGATGGAAATCCAACTATAATCGGAAATGATGTAACAGTTGGGCATAGGGTTATGCTTCACGGATGTACCATTGAGGACGCTTGCCTTATAGGTATGAGCGCCACTATACTTGATGGTGCTGTCATTGGTAAAGAGAGTATTGTTGGAGCTAGTTCTCTTGTAACTAAAAATAAAGTTTTTCCACCTCGTTCTCTTATCATGGGAAGTCCTGCTAAACTTGTAAGAGAATTAACTGATGAAGAAGTTAAAGAACTTTATGCTTCAGCTTCAAGATATGTGGAATTTAAAAATGGGTATATTGAGTAA
- a CDS encoding trimeric intracellular cation channel family protein: MPDFFIFADIIGIIAFATSGFLIGVKNKLDILGIFIAAALTALGGGIIRDSILSSTPFAFTSIYPAITLTSTIFIAYIFKIYKKPSLDQKWIFVVSDTIGLVAFSITGALLAINADYNFFGIIVLSFITAVGGGVTRDIMINQVPTVLISDFYGSIAVIVAFTLATLEIVGYLNEMTILVVAIFSILLRLLAFKRHWQLPKLS; the protein is encoded by the coding sequence ATGCCTGATTTTTTTATATTTGCAGATATTATTGGAATAATCGCCTTTGCAACAAGTGGTTTTTTAATTGGTGTTAAAAATAAGTTAGATATTTTAGGTATCTTTATAGCTGCTGCTCTTACAGCTCTTGGTGGTGGAATCATTAGAGATTCTATTTTAAGCTCAACTCCTTTTGCTTTTACTTCCATCTATCCTGCCATAACACTCACCTCAACAATTTTTATTGCCTACATATTTAAGATATATAAGAAACCATCATTAGATCAAAAGTGGATATTTGTTGTAAGTGATACTATCGGTCTTGTTGCATTTAGTATCACAGGTGCTCTTTTAGCCATAAATGCAGACTACAACTTCTTTGGCATCATAGTTTTAAGTTTTATTACTGCAGTCGGTGGGGGTGTTACAAGAGATATAATGATAAATCAAGTTCCAACAGTTCTTATAAGTGACTTTTACGGTTCAATCGCAGTTATAGTTGCTTTCACCTTAGCTACTTTAGAAATAGTTGGTTACCTAAATGAAATGACTATCTTAGTCGTAGCCATTTTTTCTATACTCTTAAGACTACTTGCATTTAAAAGACACTGGCAACTTCCAAAACTTAGTTAA
- the argJ gene encoding bifunctional glutamate N-acetyltransferase/amino-acid acetyltransferase ArgJ — protein sequence MYKIVQTNAGVCAPDGFFADGVSAGLKPENALDMAFIYSDKECEVASVFTTNKMYAAPIKHFRAKKDFKTNFVLINSKNANAMTGQAGFDDIDEILSHCCDMTNPIMSSTGVIGVRLPKQKITDGMKLFDYTKKESSKASRAIMTTDAFAKEIALKVELDDGSSFSIGAIAKGAGMINPAMATMLCFITTDANIPKIQMQEILDEVTKTTFNAISVDGDTSTNDTVLLLSNAKSTAFDADAFKEALFKVMHFLALEMVRDGEGATKLVTYKVSGAKDDKEAEIVAKTLSDSLLVKTALYGEDPNWGRIASTVGASGVEAYEEKLKISFDNHCVYDKGQLYFDEEMEKKCAIVMGHKKFTISCDLGVGEGSFKTYGCDLGHEYVKINADYRT from the coding sequence TTGTATAAAATTGTTCAAACAAATGCTGGAGTTTGTGCTCCAGATGGCTTTTTTGCAGATGGGGTAAGTGCAGGATTAAAACCAGAAAATGCACTTGATATGGCATTTATATATAGTGATAAAGAATGTGAAGTAGCATCTGTATTTACTACAAACAAAATGTATGCTGCTCCGATAAAACACTTTAGAGCAAAAAAAGATTTTAAAACAAATTTTGTACTTATTAACTCTAAAAATGCGAATGCGATGACAGGACAAGCTGGGTTTGATGATATTGATGAGATACTGAGCCATTGTTGTGATATGACTAATCCTATCATGAGTTCAACTGGTGTAATAGGGGTTAGACTTCCAAAGCAAAAAATCACTGATGGAATGAAACTTTTTGATTACACAAAAAAAGAATCAAGCAAAGCATCTAGAGCCATAATGACAACAGACGCATTTGCAAAAGAGATAGCTTTAAAAGTTGAGCTTGATGACGGTAGTTCTTTTTCTATTGGAGCGATTGCAAAAGGTGCTGGTATGATTAACCCAGCAATGGCGACTATGTTATGTTTTATAACCACAGATGCTAATATCCCAAAAATACAGATGCAAGAGATATTAGATGAAGTTACAAAAACAACTTTTAATGCGATAAGTGTAGATGGAGATACTTCCACTAATGATACAGTTTTACTTTTAAGTAATGCAAAGAGTACAGCTTTTGACGCAGACGCATTTAAAGAAGCACTCTTTAAAGTGATGCATTTTTTAGCTCTTGAAATGGTTCGAGATGGCGAAGGTGCGACTAAACTTGTTACATACAAGGTAAGCGGTGCAAAAGATGATAAAGAGGCGGAGATAGTAGCTAAGACACTTTCAGATTCACTGCTTGTAAAAACTGCTCTTTATGGTGAAGACCCAAACTGGGGAAGAATAGCATCTACTGTCGGAGCAAGTGGAGTTGAAGCTTATGAAGAAAAACTAAAAATTTCTTTTGATAATCATTGTGTTTATGACAAAGGACAACTTTATTTTGATGAAGAGATGGAGAAAAAATGTGCCATAGTTATGGGGCATAAAAAATTTACAATCTCTTGTGACTTAGGTGTAGGTGAAGGAAGTTTTAAAACTTATGGTTGTGACTTAGGTCATGAATATGTAAAAATAAATGCGGATTATAGAACTTAG
- a CDS encoding potassium channel family protein, translating to MNLLQRIRTFLHWESAPKPDVNLLPEIYSHLKAFRLPLILTVLIMLAGTIGYVIIDGFTLMDAIYQTGITFTTVGFGEIAPISNIGRIFTITLVISGFAIFSSAIGILVAELNRGTIVAILKERRMLYEIARLKQHFVVCYHNAYTLEVTKQLKANHIPFVVVDPRPEIHEWAIEHNYPQYLKAEPHAELSMLKAHLASAKGLITLSDSIADNIALIASVRLFEKEHFLPRPYYVISAAESMSDVEKLKKLGADTVVSPTKLTAQRVSAVAARPDMQNLLEEFLYKSDNPLDMEEIEVPKYSWAVLKKLKETHIRQITNTSVIGITKKDGKFLTMPKGDVLITSECKLLIIGTQSDINTTKELLRRREKPKELRFV from the coding sequence TTGAATCTTTTACAAAGGATTCGTACCTTCCTACATTGGGAGTCCGCTCCCAAACCTGATGTAAATCTCCTTCCAGAAATTTACTCTCACCTCAAAGCATTTCGTCTACCCCTAATTTTAACAGTACTAATCATGTTAGCTGGAACAATCGGCTATGTAATTATAGATGGTTTTACTCTTATGGATGCTATCTACCAAACTGGTATTACCTTTACTACTGTTGGATTTGGAGAGATTGCTCCGATTTCAAATATAGGTAGAATTTTTACAATTACTTTAGTTATTTCGGGGTTTGCAATATTTTCTAGTGCTATTGGTATTTTGGTAGCGGAGTTAAATAGAGGAACAATAGTTGCCATTTTAAAGGAGCGAAGAATGTTATATGAAATAGCAAGGTTGAAACAGCATTTTGTTGTCTGTTATCATAATGCTTATACTCTTGAAGTTACAAAACAGTTAAAAGCTAATCATATTCCTTTTGTTGTTGTTGATCCAAGACCTGAGATTCATGAGTGGGCGATTGAGCATAATTATCCTCAATACTTAAAAGCAGAACCACATGCTGAACTCTCAATGTTAAAAGCTCACTTAGCATCTGCAAAAGGTCTTATAACTCTTTCAGATTCAATAGCAGATAATATTGCTCTAATAGCATCAGTAAGACTTTTTGAAAAAGAGCATTTTTTACCAAGACCGTATTATGTGATTTCAGCAGCAGAGTCTATGAGTGATGTTGAAAAACTTAAAAAACTAGGAGCTGATACTGTTGTTTCTCCAACAAAACTTACTGCTCAAAGAGTAAGTGCAGTTGCAGCAAGACCAGATATGCAAAATCTTTTAGAAGAGTTTTTATATAAAAGTGATAACCCTCTTGATATGGAAGAGATAGAAGTTCCAAAGTATAGTTGGGCAGTGCTTAAAAAATTAAAAGAAACGCATATTCGTCAGATTACAAATACTTCTGTGATTGGCATAACAAAAAAAGATGGAAAGTTTTTAACTATGCCAAAAGGCGATGTTCTTATAACAAGTGAGTGTAAGTTGCTAATCATTGGGACACAAAGTGATATAAATACAACTAAAGAGTTATTAAGAAGAAGAGAGAAGCCTAAGGAGCTAAGATTTGTATAA
- the rpmB gene encoding 50S ribosomal protein L28, protein MARRCAISGKGPMSGNNVSHAKNRTKRRFLLNLRTVRITLEDGTTKKIKISARELRTLKKNS, encoded by the coding sequence ATGGCAAGAAGATGTGCTATTAGTGGCAAAGGCCCTATGAGCGGAAACAATGTTTCTCATGCAAAAAACAGAACAAAGCGTCGTTTTTTATTAAACCTAAGAACAGTGCGTATCACATTAGAAGATGGTACTACGAAAAAAATTAAAATCTCTGCAAGAGAGTTACGCACACTTAAGAAGAACTCGTAA
- a CDS encoding HDOD domain-containing protein: MITKDKIDSYIDKIPPRPKALKDTLTFLNNGELSKAAIVAKSDPALSTYLKDLVNKPIYGFANEVSDTSQIFGILGVSGSQQSVYNYMTTLLSPAKWVLFKLNARVFHELQARLSKNWEIILEHLNIKDKDISASITLLPASVIITEALFCEKIQDVTLLRSAKELDYNTILTRLSGVGIFDICEQIAEKWEMPQNIAQIIQASSGIKAAEDEQINTLGKWMHLLLFYELSKPIFIEAGLNDFIEFQVDYVGDIYEDFAALMEVS, translated from the coding sequence ATGATAACAAAAGATAAAATCGATTCTTACATAGACAAGATTCCACCAAGACCTAAGGCATTAAAAGACACACTAACTTTTTTAAATAATGGCGAATTATCTAAAGCTGCCATCGTTGCCAAAAGCGATCCTGCTCTTTCAACTTATCTAAAAGATTTAGTAAACAAACCAATCTATGGCTTTGCAAATGAAGTAAGTGACACTTCTCAAATCTTTGGGATACTAGGTGTTTCAGGTTCCCAACAAAGTGTTTACAACTATATGACCACACTTCTTAGTCCTGCAAAATGGGTACTTTTTAAACTAAATGCCAGAGTCTTTCATGAACTTCAAGCAAGATTGTCTAAAAATTGGGAAATTATTTTAGAGCATCTAAATATCAAAGATAAAGATATTAGTGCTTCCATTACCTTACTTCCAGCGAGTGTCATTATTACAGAGGCTCTATTTTGTGAAAAGATTCAAGATGTAACTCTCCTACGAAGTGCCAAAGAACTCGACTATAACACTATATTGACTCGTTTAAGTGGCGTTGGAATTTTTGATATTTGTGAACAAATTGCTGAGAAATGGGAGATGCCACAAAATATTGCACAAATCATTCAAGCATCTTCTGGGATAAAAGCAGCCGAAGACGAACAGATAAATACGCTAGGCAAATGGATGCATTTACTACTTTTTTATGAGTTATCTAAACCTATATTTATAGAAGCTGGGTTAAATGACTTTATAGAATTTCAAGTTGATTATGTTGGTGATATATACGAAGATTTTGCTGCGTTAATGGAAGTATCATGA
- a CDS encoding chemotaxis protein CheX — protein sequence MNVHAMNFFSRLASSAAEYNASICFVGLSFEKTQDAFKENLEDSGILFYAHMDDILQNKELLKELGASSAANIKNKRVINKQIVTELPKFIDATVMTIEMMTNSKAVKQSAEIHNIEINDKENKIASSIGYYGDIDGMVILIFPKEIAKKACELLIGEKTDDIELILDTLAELVNIIGGKIKTMLADVHISVDITLPRTYHDVDSLLEVIEGRKGVQVDLAFDNDKFLFFLTR from the coding sequence ATGAATGTTCACGCAATGAACTTCTTTTCAAGACTAGCTAGTTCTGCTGCTGAATATAATGCTTCCATCTGTTTTGTTGGACTCTCTTTTGAAAAGACTCAAGATGCTTTTAAAGAAAATCTTGAAGATTCTGGGATTCTTTTTTATGCACATATGGATGATATTTTACAAAATAAAGAACTTTTAAAAGAGTTAGGCGCAAGTAGTGCTGCAAATATTAAAAACAAAAGAGTAATAAACAAACAAATAGTTACAGAATTACCAAAATTTATAGATGCCACGGTTATGACCATTGAGATGATGACAAATTCTAAAGCAGTAAAACAATCTGCTGAAATACACAATATTGAGATAAATGATAAAGAAAATAAAATTGCAAGTTCTATCGGTTATTATGGAGATATAGATGGCATGGTTATTTTAATCTTTCCAAAAGAGATTGCTAAAAAAGCTTGTGAACTTCTTATTGGTGAAAAAACAGATGATATTGAGCTCATTCTTGACACACTTGCAGAACTTGTAAATATTATAGGTGGTAAGATTAAAACTATGCTTGCTGATGTACATATCAGCGTTGATATTACACTGCCTAGAACTTACCATGATGTTGATAGTCTTCTTGAAGTTATTGAGGGAAGAAAAGGCGTACAAGTAGATTTAGCCTTTGATAATGATAAATTTTTATTTTTCTTAACTAGATAA
- the rpe gene encoding ribulose-phosphate 3-epimerase, with protein sequence MKVAPSVLSADFGNLQRDVEEICNSGCDLVHVDVMDGHFVPNLTIGPVVVSSIAKCATKPLDIHLMVQNNTFFVELFAPLKPEYISFHIEEEKHPHRLIQKIRSLGIKPAIVLNPHTPPESVEYLLQDLDMVLLMSVNPGFGGQSFINSVIPKAAKLNEMRNKINPNCLIEVDGGVNDKNIQQLKDVGVDIVVTGNYVFKHSSKKEAIKSLQI encoded by the coding sequence ATGAAAGTAGCTCCTAGTGTTTTATCGGCAGACTTTGGTAATCTTCAAAGAGATGTTGAAGAAATCTGTAATTCAGGTTGTGATTTAGTTCATGTTGATGTAATGGACGGGCATTTTGTTCCAAACTTAACTATTGGTCCTGTTGTAGTTTCCTCAATTGCTAAATGTGCTACTAAACCTCTTGATATTCACCTTATGGTTCAAAATAACACTTTTTTTGTTGAACTTTTTGCTCCGTTAAAACCCGAATATATCTCTTTTCATATAGAAGAAGAAAAACATCCTCATAGACTTATACAAAAAATTCGCTCACTTGGAATAAAACCAGCCATTGTTTTAAATCCTCACACACCACCTGAGTCAGTTGAGTATTTACTCCAAGACCTAGATATGGTTTTGCTTATGAGTGTTAATCCAGGATTTGGTGGACAGAGTTTTATAAATAGCGTAATACCAAAAGCTGCGAAACTAAATGAGATGAGAAATAAGATAAATCCAAACTGTCTTATTGAAGTTGATGGTGGAGTAAATGATAAAAATATTCAACAACTTAAAGATGTTGGTGTTGATATTGTTGTAACTGGAAACTATGTCTTTAAACACTCTTCTAAGAAAGAAGCTATAAAGAGTTTACAAATTTAA
- a CDS encoding phosphoribosylanthranilate isomerase codes for MKVKICGITSYGDAIDAINAGADALGFVFYGKSPRYISPLDAKKIISKLPPFVEKVGLFVNVDAQIINSYMQESGCTLAQLHFDVPTSVYEQLFVPFIKVIRAKNTQDILKYSNEYRLVDAYCESYGGEGKKLNIEWFKNIDCSKIILAGGLDASNVASVKKYGFYGVDVSSGVELSKGIKDKQKVKDFILNAK; via the coding sequence ATGAAGGTTAAAATCTGTGGAATTACCTCTTATGGAGATGCTATAGATGCTATAAATGCTGGAGCAGATGCCCTCGGTTTTGTTTTTTATGGAAAATCACCTAGATATATTTCACCCCTAGATGCGAAAAAAATCATATCGAAACTTCCTCCCTTTGTTGAGAAAGTTGGACTTTTTGTAAATGTAGATGCTCAAATCATCAACTCATATATGCAAGAGTCAGGCTGTACCTTGGCGCAACTTCATTTTGATGTACCAACTTCTGTATATGAGCAACTTTTTGTGCCATTTATCAAAGTAATCAGAGCAAAAAACACACAAGATATTTTGAAATACTCAAATGAATATAGACTCGTAGATGCTTACTGTGAATCTTACGGCGGAGAAGGAAAAAAACTAAATATAGAGTGGTTCAAGAATATTGATTGTTCTAAAATTATTCTTGCTGGTGGTCTAGATGCTTCCAATGTAGCATCTGTTAAAAAGTATGGTTTTTATGGTGTTGATGTAAGTAGTGGTGTTGAGTTATCTAAGGGCATTAAAGACAAACAAAAAGTAAAAGACTTTATACTAAATGCTAAGTAA
- the accA gene encoding acetyl-CoA carboxylase carboxyl transferase subunit alpha gives MATFLDFEKKIKVIQEDIISARVRHDESAVKTLEADLDKAVSKIFTTLSPFQKLQLARHVDRPYALDYINLIMRDKYEIHGDRHFRDDAAILCYLGYIGNEKVMVIGEQKGRGTKNKIRRNFGMPHPEGYRKALRAAKMAEKFNIPVLMLVDTPGAYPGLGAEERNQSEAIARNLLEFSQLNTQTVAIVIGEGGSGGALAISVADKFSMMRYSVFSVISPEGCSAILWNDPKKVEAATNAMKITSEDLKELNLIDDIIDEPLIGAHRDKQKAAEAISDYFLQSLKSLRDMSDEQRLETRYNKLIKVGAYSE, from the coding sequence TTGGCAACATTTTTAGATTTTGAGAAAAAAATAAAAGTAATTCAAGAAGATATAATTTCTGCTCGTGTTAGACATGATGAAAGTGCAGTAAAAACTCTTGAAGCGGATTTAGATAAAGCAGTATCAAAGATATTTACTACTTTATCTCCATTTCAAAAACTTCAACTTGCTCGACATGTAGATAGACCTTACGCATTAGACTATATAAACTTAATAATGCGAGATAAGTATGAGATTCATGGGGATAGACACTTTCGTGATGATGCTGCTATCCTTTGTTATCTTGGTTATATTGGTAATGAAAAAGTTATGGTTATTGGTGAGCAAAAAGGTCGTGGTACTAAAAATAAAATAAGAAGAAATTTTGGTATGCCACACCCTGAAGGCTATAGAAAAGCTCTTCGTGCTGCAAAAATGGCAGAAAAGTTTAACATACCTGTTTTGATGCTAGTTGACACACCAGGTGCATATCCAGGTCTTGGTGCAGAAGAAAGAAATCAAAGTGAAGCTATTGCTAGAAATCTTTTAGAATTTTCTCAGTTAAATACACAAACAGTAGCTATAGTAATTGGCGAAGGTGGTAGTGGTGGAGCTTTAGCTATAAGCGTTGCCGATAAATTTTCAATGATGCGTTATTCTGTATTTAGTGTTATCTCACCAGAAGGTTGTTCAGCAATTTTATGGAATGACCCTAAGAAAGTTGAAGCTGCTACAAATGCTATGAAAATCACAAGTGAAGATTTAAAAGAGTTAAATCTTATTGATGATATTATTGATGAACCATTAATTGGTGCACACAGAGATAAGCAAAAAGCTGCTGAAGCAATATCTGATTATTTTTTACAAAGTTTAAAATCTTTGAGAGATATGTCGGATGAACAAAGACTAGAAACTAGATATAACAAATTAATAAAAGTAGGGGCTTACTCAGAGTAA
- a CDS encoding beta-ketoacyl-ACP synthase II, producing MRRIVVTGMGMINAVGNDKESSFKAICEGECGIDIITAFDTEKYSAKIAGEVKNFDPATVMAPKEVKKADRFIHLGLKAAQEAMLDANLPDDTDMERFGISAGSGIGGLPSIERNSIILENRGPRRISPFFIPGALVNMLGGFVSIEHGTKGPNLSSVTACAAGTHAISEACKTIICGGADKMLVVAAECAITGVGIGGFAAMKALSTNNENPKNASRPFDKERDGFVMGEGAASLILEDYEDALARGANIYGEIIGFGESGDANHITTPSLDGPARAMKAAYKMAGEPKIDYVNAHGTSTAINDKNETAAVKDLLGGKENCPPMSSIKGQIGHCLGAAGGIEAVTCLMAMRDSIIPPTINYNTPDENCDLDVVPNVSRKAELNVVMSNSFGFGGTNGVLIFKRI from the coding sequence ATGAGAAGAATAGTTGTAACTGGTATGGGCATGATAAATGCGGTTGGAAATGATAAAGAAAGTTCATTTAAAGCTATCTGTGAAGGCGAATGTGGGATAGATATAATCACAGCATTTGATACTGAAAAGTACAGTGCTAAAATTGCAGGTGAAGTAAAAAACTTTGATCCTGCAACTGTTATGGCACCAAAAGAAGTTAAAAAAGCTGATAGATTTATTCATCTTGGTTTAAAAGCAGCTCAAGAAGCTATGTTAGATGCTAATTTACCTGATGATACTGATATGGAGAGATTTGGAATTAGTGCGGGTTCTGGTATTGGTGGTCTTCCTTCAATTGAAAGAAATTCTATTATTTTAGAAAATCGTGGACCTCGTAGAATAAGCCCATTTTTTATTCCTGGAGCGTTAGTAAATATGCTTGGTGGATTTGTTTCTATTGAACATGGGACAAAAGGTCCAAATTTATCAAGCGTTACGGCTTGTGCAGCAGGAACTCACGCAATAAGTGAAGCGTGTAAAACAATTATTTGTGGTGGTGCTGATAAGATGCTTGTTGTTGCAGCAGAATGTGCAATAACTGGTGTAGGTATCGGTGGTTTTGCAGCGATGAAAGCATTATCAACAAACAATGAAAATCCTAAAAATGCATCTCGTCCATTCGATAAAGAACGAGATGGTTTTGTTATGGGTGAAGGTGCAGCTTCTTTAATCTTAGAAGATTATGAAGACGCACTTGCTCGAGGAGCAAACATATATGGTGAGATAATTGGTTTTGGTGAAAGTGGAGATGCTAATCACATAACTACTCCAAGTCTAGATGGTCCTGCTCGTGCTATGAAAGCAGCATATAAAATGGCAGGTGAGCCAAAAATCGACTATGTAAATGCTCACGGAACAAGTACAGCAATAAATGATAAAAATGAAACTGCCGCAGTTAAAGACTTGCTTGGTGGGAAAGAAAACTGTCCTCCAATGAGTTCTATAAAAGGTCAAATAGGACATTGTCTTGGAGCCGCTGGTGGTATAGAAGCCGTAACATGTTTAATGGCAATGAGAGATTCAATTATCCCTCCTACGATTAATTACAATACACCTGATGAAAATTGTGACTTAGATGTTGTTCCTAATGTTTCACGAAAAGCAGAATTAAATGTAGTAATGAGTAACTCTTTTGGTTTCGGTGGAACTAACGGTGTTTTAATTTTTAAAAGGATTTAA
- the acpP gene encoding acyl carrier protein encodes MALLEDIKEVVVEQLSVNPDEVKEDAKFVEDLGADSLDVVELVMALEEKFDIEIPDDEAEKIQTVKDVVEYIENK; translated from the coding sequence ATGGCACTTTTAGAAGATATTAAAGAAGTAGTAGTTGAGCAATTAAGCGTTAACCCAGATGAAGTAAAAGAAGATGCTAAGTTTGTTGAAGATTTAGGTGCTGATAGCCTTGATGTAGTTGAATTGGTAATGGCTCTTGAAGAGAAATTTGACATTGAAATTCCTGATGATGAAGCAGAAAAAATTCAAACTGTTAAAGATGTTGTTGAGTATATAGAAAATAAATAA
- the fabG gene encoding 3-oxoacyl-ACP reductase FabG gives MKFSGKNVLVTGSSRGIGAEIAKTLASFGLKVWINYRSGAVQADAVKEAIEKEGGRAAVIGFDVSDESAFTDAIKTIVSSDGELSYLVNNAGITNDKLALRMKEADFMSVINANLTSCFIGCRESMKAMRKKKFGAVVNIASIVGETGNAGQTNYAASKGGVIAMTKSFAKEAGTSGIRYNTVTPGFIATEMTDALSDEIKENFTSNIPMKRFGNASEVAEATAFLLSDHASYITGETLKVNGGLNMA, from the coding sequence ATGAAATTTAGTGGAAAAAATGTTTTAGTTACAGGTTCGAGTCGTGGTATTGGTGCAGAGATTGCAAAAACTTTAGCTTCTTTTGGTTTAAAAGTTTGGATAAATTATAGAAGTGGTGCAGTTCAAGCAGATGCAGTAAAAGAAGCGATAGAAAAAGAGGGTGGAAGGGCTGCTGTTATTGGTTTTGATGTAAGCGATGAAAGCGCTTTTACAGATGCTATAAAGACAATAGTATCAAGTGACGGAGAACTCTCTTACCTTGTAAATAATGCTGGAATTACAAACGATAAACTAGCTCTTAGAATGAAAGAAGCAGACTTCATGAGTGTTATAAATGCAAATCTCACTTCTTGTTTTATAGGTTGTAGAGAATCTATGAAGGCGATGAGAAAGAAAAAATTTGGAGCAGTTGTAAACATAGCTTCCATAGTTGGTGAAACAGGTAACGCGGGACAAACAAATTATGCAGCATCTAAGGGTGGAGTAATAGCCATGACTAAAAGTTTTGCAAAAGAAGCAGGGACAAGTGGTATCCGTTACAATACAGTAACTCCAGGTTTTATAGCGACAGAGATGACAGATGCTTTAAGTGATGAGATTAAAGAAAATTTTACTTCAAACATTCCAATGAAACGCTTCGGAAACGCAAGTGAAGTAGCAGAGGCAACAGCTTTTTTACTCTCAGACCATGCAAGTTATATAACAGGTGAAACATTAAAAGTAAATGGTGGATTAAATATGGCATAA